In Aspergillus flavus chromosome 3, complete sequence, one genomic interval encodes:
- the aflD gene encoding reductase (aflD) has translation MGLWWFQHSLSTFLSRDIMNGSLSHHGQERLSTPCRDRPPEETVYLVTGASRGIGRGLIEAFLQRPKSTVVACVRNVATATPALSALTVAEGSRMIIVQLNCDSETDAQAAVQTLREEHGVTHLDVVVANAAMATNFGPASTMPLEHLQAHMMVNMYAPVLLFQATRLMLQQSKQQAKFVLIGAPISTITNMHDYARAPLTAYGVSKLAANYMVRKFHFENKWLTAFIIDPGHVQTDMGDQGARLMGRPQAPTTVADSVAGICARIDEATKETTSGHFVIHTDGSQLPW, from the exons ATGGGTCTTTGGTGGTTTCAACATTCCTTGAGTACTTTTCTAAGCCGTGACATAATGAACGGATCACTTAGCCATCACGGTCAAGAGAGGCTCTCTACGCCATGCCGGGATAGACCGCCTGAGGAGACGGTGTATTTGGTCACCGGGGCCAGCCGAG GCATCGGACGAGGTCTCATTGAAGCTTTTCTCCAACGTCCCAAAAGCACCGTGGTCGCTTGCGTGCGCAACGTCGCCACCGCTACGCCGGCGCTCTCGGCACTAACCGTCGCTGAAGGCAGTCGGATGATCATAGTGCAGCTTAACTGCGACTCGGAAACTGATGCCCAGGCAGCCGTCCAGACATTGCGGGAGGAGCACGGGGTGACGCACTTGGACGTGGTGGTTGCCAATGCGGCCATGGCGACGAACTTTGGGCCCGCGTCCACCATGCCCCTCGAGCATCTCCAGGCACACATGATGGTCAACATGTATGCTCCCGTCCTACTGTTTCAGGCAACCCGCCTGATGCTGCAGCAGTCCAAGCAACAGGCCAAGTTTGTCTTGATCGGCGCCCCGATCAgcaccatcaccaacatGCACGACTATGCGCGGGCCCCACTGACGGCGTACGGAGTGTCGAAGCTGGCGGCCAACTACATGGTGCGCAAGTTCCACTTTGAGAACAAATGGCTCACGGCCTTCATCATCGATCCAGG ACATGTGCAGACTGATATGGGCGACCAAGGAGCGCGGCTGATGGGCCGTCCGCAGGCCCCAACAACTGTCGCAGACAGTGTGGCAGGCATCTGTGCTCGG ATTGATGAAGCGACTAAGGAGACTACATCGGGGCACTTCGTTATCCACACGGATGGATCTCAACTCCCCTGGTAG
- the aflCa gene encoding aflCa (domain of unknown function-domain containing protein) produces MEDLRDLSPRDLHKARGAKEEFKNVFLLADGELTVHASFSRIFTRRTNKMGTEYVAVLTGSFLTGAMMNLHLLTIPILIETTRQPAQLVHQWSRIFYSGHRKGPGIALVTGALYGYAAWAKYSVGEPWHHWMVAGVTTVSMVPYTWMFMNATNTALFHAEDQFEKGGVEISLQESVRLVGKWDWLNTVRALFPLAGSVMGMLGVCGVVRY; encoded by the exons ATGGAGGATCTCCGTGACCTTTCTCCGAGGGATCTGC ACAAAGCACGAGGGGCGAAAGAAGAATTCAAGAACGTGTTCCTCCTTGCAGACGGGGAGTTGACTGTCCATGCCTCTTTCAGTCGTATATTCACTAGAAGAACAAACAAGATGGGCACCGAATATGTGGCCGTCCTCACGGGGTCCTTTTTGACGG GAGCCATGATGAACCTCCACCTGCTCACCATTCCCATTCTTATCGAGACCACCCGGCAGCCAGCCCAGTTGGTGCACCAATGGAGCCGTATTTTCTACAGCGGCCATCGTAAAGGTCCTGGAATCGCCTTGGTGACGGGTGCCCTGTACGGATATGCGGCGTGGGCCAAGTATTCTGTCGGTGAACCTTGGCATCACTGGATGGTCGCCGGCGTCACGACGGTGAGCATGGTGCCTTACACATGGATGTTCATGAACGCTACGAACACCGCCCTCTTCCACGCCGAGGATCAGTTCGAGAAAGGGGGCGTGGAAATTAGCTTGCAGGAGAGCGTGAGGTTGGTAGGGAAGTGGGATTGGCTGAACACTGTGCGAGCGCTCTTTCCACTGGCGGGCTCGGTGATGGGGATGCTGGGAGTGTGCGGCGTGGTGCGGTACTAA
- the aflA gene encoding sterigmatocystin biosynthesis fatty acid synthase subunit alpha, which yields MGPEAMDDQYIAHQLLVELLAHQLAFPVRWVDTQEHLIGEQNAVQRYVELGPSSILTDMAQKAVRGMVIQGKRLAASSIQLLASSLDAKKLCYEYDERQAPGVTQITEEAPTELPPLSSPPSLPQAPNVSPISASKIVIEDVALSRVQIVQALVARKLKTAIAQLPTSKSIKDLSGGRSSLQNELVGDIHNEFSSIPDAPEQILLRDFGEANPTVQLGKTSSAAVAKLISSKMPSDFNANAIRAHLANKWGLGPLRQTAVLLYAIASEPPSRLTSSSAAEEYWDNVSSMYAESCGITLRPRQDTMNEDAMASSAVDPAAVAELSKAHRRLGVQQFQALAEYLQIDLSESQASQSDAMVAELQQKVDLWTAEMTPEFLAGISPMLDVKKSRRYGSWWNMARQDVLAFYRRPSYSEFVDDALAFKVFLNRLCNRADEALLNMVRSLSCDAYFKQGSLPGYHAASRLLEQAITSTVADCPKARLILPAVGPHTTITKDGKIEYAEAPRQGVSGPTAYIQSLRQGASFIGLKSADVDTQSNLTDALLDAMCLALHDGISFVGKTFLVTGAGQGSIGAGVVRLLLEGGARVLVTTSREPATTSRYFQQMYDNHGAKFSELRVVPCNLASAQDCEGLIRHVYDPRGLNWDLDAILPFAAASDYSTEMHDIRGQSELGHRLMLVNVFRLLGHIVHCKRDAGVDCHPTQVLLPLSPNHGIFGGDGMYPESKLALESLFHRIRSESWSDQLSICGVRIGWTRSTGLMTAHDIIAETVEEHGIRTFSVAEMALNIAMLLTPDFVAHCEDGPLDADFTGSLGTLGSIPGFLAQLHQKVQLAAEVIRAVQAEDEHERFLSPGTKPTLQAPVTPVHPRSSLRVGYPRLPDYEQEIRPLSPRLERLQDPANAVVVVGYSELGPWGSARLRWEIESQGQWTSAGYVELAWLMNLIRHVDDESYVGWVDTQTGKPVRDGEIQALYGDHIDNHTGIRPIQSTSYDPERMEVLQEVAVEEDLPEFEVSQLTANAMRLRHGANVSIRPSGNPDACRVKLKRGAVILVPKTIPFVWGSCAGELPKGWTPAKYGIPENLIHQVDPVTLYTICCVAEAFYSAGITHPLEVFRHIHLSELGNFIGSSMGGPTKTRQLYRDVYFDHEIPSDVLQDTYLNTPAAWVNMLLLGCTGPIKTPVGACATGVESIDSGYESIMAGKTKMCLVGGYDDLQEEASYGFAQLKATVNVEEEIACGRQPSEMSRPMAESRAGFVEAHGCGVQLLCRGDIALQMGLPIYAVIASSAMAADKIGSSVPAPGQGILSFSRERARSSMISVTSRPSSRSSTSSEVSDKSSLTSITSISNPAPRAQRARSTIDIAPLRAALATWGLTIDDLDVASLHGTSTRGNDLNEPEVIETQMRHLGRTPGRPLWAICQKSVTGHPKAPAAAWMLNGCLQVLDSGLVPGNRNLDTLDEALRSASHLCFPTRTVQLREVKAFLLTSFGFGQKGGQVVGVAPKYFFATLPRSEVEGYYRKVRVRTEAGDRAYAAAVMSQTVVKIQTQNPYDEPDAPRIFLDPLARISQDPSTGQYRFRPDATPALDDDALPPPGEPTELVKGISSAWIEEKVRPHMSPGGTVGVDLVPLASFDAYKNAIFVERNYTVRERDWAEKSADVRAAYASRWCAKEAVFKCLQTHSQGAGAAMKEIEIEHGGNGAPKVKLWGAAQTAARQRGLEGVQLSISYGDDAVIAVALGLMSGAS from the exons ATGGGACCAGAAGCCATGGATGATCAATATATTGCACATCAACTATTGGTCGAGCTCCTTGC ACATCAATTAGCATTCCCTGTCCGCTG GGTCGACACGCAGGAACATTTAATCGGTGAACAGAATGCTGTTCAACGCTACGTCGAGCTGGGTCCGTCCAGCATCCTGACGGACATGGCCCAAAAAGCGGTGCGAGGCATGGTCATCCAAGGGAAGAGATTGGCCGCCTCCTCTATTCAGCTTCTCGCAAGCTCGTTAGACGCGAAGAAGCTTTGTTATGAGTATGACGAGAGACAAGCCCCAGGTGTAACCCAAATCACCGAGGAAGCGCCTACAGAGCTACCGCCTCTCTCTAGCCCTCCCTCGCTACCCCAAGCGCCCAATGTTTCGCCTATAAGTGCTTCAAAGATCGTGATCGAAGATGTGGCGCTATCTCGAGTGCAAATTGTTCAGGCTCTTGTTGCCAGAAAGCTGAAGACGGCAATTGCTCAACTTCCTACCTCAAAGTCAATCAAAGACTTGTCGGGTG GTCGGTCTTCTCTGCAGAACGAGCTCGTGGGGGATATACACAACGAGTTCAGCTCCATCCCGGATGCACCAGAGCAGATCCTGCTGCGGGACTTTGGCGAGGCCAACCCAACAGTGCAACTGGGGAAAACGTCCTCCGCGGCAGTTGCCAAACTAATCTCGTCCAAGATGCCTAGTGACTTCAACGCCAACGCTATTCGAGCCCACCTAGCAAACAAGTGGGGTCTAGGACCCTTGCGACAAACAGCGGTGCTGCTCTATGCCATTGCGTCAGAACCCCCATCGCGTTTAACTTCATCGAGCGCAGCGGAAGAGTACTGGGACAACGTGTCATCCATGTACGCCGAATCGTGTGGCATTACCCTCCGCCCGAGACAAGACACTATGAATGAAGATGCTATGGCATCGTCGGCGGTTGATCCGGCTGCGGTAGCCGAGTTATCCAAGGCGCACCGTAGGCTCGGAGTTCAACAGTTCCAAGCGCTAGCAGAATACTTACAAATTGATTTGTCGGAGTCTCAAGCCTCTCAGTCGGATGCTATGGTGGCGGAACTTCAGCAGAAAGTCGATCTCTGGACGGCTGAGATGACCCCCGAGTTTCTCGCGGGGATATCACCAATGCTGGATGTAAAGAAGTCGCGACGCTATGGCTCGTGGTGGAACATGGCACGGCAGGATGTCTTGGCCTTCTATCGCCGTCCTTCCTACAGTGAATTCGTGGACGACGCCCTGGCCTTCAAAGTTTTTCTCAATCGTCTCTGTAACCGAGCCGATGAGGCCCTCCTCAACATGGTACGCAGTCTTTCCTGTGACGCCTACTTCAAGCAAGGTTCTTTGCCCGGATATCATGCCGCCTCGCGACTCCTTGAGCAGGCCATCACATCCACAGTGGCGGATTGCCCGAAGGCACGCCTCATTCTCCCGGCGGTGGGCCCCCACACCACCATTACAAAGGACGGCAAGATTGAATACGCGGAGGCACCGCGCCAGGGAGTGAGTGGCCCCACTGCGTACATCCAGTCGCTCCGCCAAGGCGCATCTTTCATTGGTCTCAAGTCAGCCGACGTCGATACTCAGAGCAACTTGACCGACGCTCTGCTTGATGCCATGTGCTTAGCACTCCATGATGGAATCTCGTTTGTTGGTAAAACCTTTTTGGTGACGGGAGCGGGTCAGGGGTCGATAGGAGCGGGAGTGGTGCGTCTATTGTTAGAGGGAGGGGCCCGAGTACTGGTGACGACGAGCAGGGAGCCGGCGACGACATCCAGATACTTCCAGCAGATGTACGATAATCACGGTGCGAAGTTCTCCGAGCTGCGGGTAGTTCCTTGCAATCTAGCCAGCGCCCAAGATTGCGAAGGGCTGATCCGGCACGTCTACGATCCCCGTGGGCTTAATTGGGATCTGGATGCCATCCTTCCCTTCGCTGCCGCATCCGACTATAGCACCGAGATGCATGACATTCGAGGACAGAGCGAGCTGGGCCACCGGCTAATGCTGGTCAATGTCTTCCGCCTGCTGGGGCATATCGTTCACTGTAAACGAGATGCCGGGGTTGACTGCCATCCGACGCAGGTGCTGCTGCCACTGTCGCCAAATCACGGCATCTTCGGTGGCGATGGGATGTATCCGGAGTCAAAGCTAGCCCTTGAGAGCCTGTTCCATCGCATCCGATCAGAGTCTTGGTCAGACCAGTTATCTATCTGCGGCGTTCGTATCGGTTGGACCCGGTCGACCGGTCTAATGACGGCCCATGATATCATAGCCGAAACGGTCGAGGAACACGGAATACGCACATTTTCCGTGGCCGAGATGGCACTCAACATAGCCATGCTGTTAACCCCCGACTTTGTGGCCCATTGTGAAGATGGACCTTTGGATGCCGATTTCACCGGCAGCTTGGGAACATTGGGTAGCATCCCCGGTTTCCTAGCCCAATTGCACCAAAAGGTCCAGCTGGCAGCCGAGGTGATCCGTGCCGTGCAGGCCGAGGATGAGCATGAGAGATTCTTGTCTCCGGGAACAAAACCTACCCTGCAAGCACCCGTGACCCCAGTGCACCCCCGCAGTAGCCTTCGTGTAGGCTATCCCCGTCTCCCCGATTATGAGCAAGAGATTCGTCCGCTGTCCCCACGGCTGGAAAGGTTGCAAGATCCGGCCAAtgctgtggtggtggtcgggTACTCGGAGCTGGGGCCATGGGGTAGCGCGCGATTACGGTGGGAAATAGAGAGCCAGGGCCAGTGGACTTCAGCCGGTTATGTCGAACTTGCCTGGCTGATGAACCTCATCCGCCACGTCGACGATGAATCCTACGTCGGCTGGGTGGATACTCAGACCGGAAAGCCAGTGCGGGATGGCGAGATCCAGGCACTGTACGGGGACCACATTGACAACCACACCGGTATCCGTCCTATCCAGTCCACCTCGTACGACCCAGAGCGCATGGAGGTCCTGCAGGAGGTCGCTGTCGAGGAGGATCTGCCCGAGTTTGAAGTATCTCAACTTACCGCAAACGCCATGCGTCTCCGCCATGGAGCTAATGTTTCTATCCGCCCCAGTGGAAATCCCGACGCATGCCGCGTGAAGCTTAAACGAGGCGCTGTTATCCTTGTTCCCAAGACAATTCCCTTTGTTTGGGGATCGTGTGCCGGTGAGTTGCCGAAGGGATGGACTCCAGCCAAGTACGGCATCCCTGAGAACCTAATTCATCAGGTCGACCCCGTCACGCTCTATACAATTTGCTGCGTGGCGGAGGCATTTTACAGTGCCGGTATAACTCACCCTCTTGAGGTCTTTCGACACATTCACCTCTCGGAACTAGGCAACTTTATCGGATCCTCCATGGGTGGGCCGACGAAGACTCGTCAGCTCTACCGAGATGTCTACTTCGACCATGAGATTCCGTCGGATGTTCTGCAAGACACTTATCTCAACACACCTGCTGCCTGGGTTAATATGCTACTACTTGGCTGCACGGGGCCGATCAAAACTCCCGTCGGCGCATGTGCCACCGGGGTCGAGTCGATCGATTCCGGCTACGAGTCAATCATGGCGGGCAAGACAAAGATGTGTCTTGTGGGTGGCTACGACGATCTGCAGGAGGAGGCATCGTATGGTTTCGCACAACTTAAGGCCACGGTCAACGTTGAAGAGGAGATCGCCTGCGGTCGACAGCCCTCGGAGATGTCGCGCCCCATGGCTGAGAGTCGTGCTGGCTTTGTCGAGGCGCATGGCTGCGGTGTACAGCTGCTGTGTCGAGGTGACATCGCCCTGCAAATGGGTCTTCCTATCTATGCGGTCATTGCCAGCTCAGCCATGGCCGCCGACAAGATCGGTTCCTCGGTGCCAGCACCGGGCCAGGGCATTCTAAGCTTCTCCCGTGAGCGCGCTCGATCCAGTATGATATCCGTCACGTCGCGCCCGAGTAGCCGTAGCAGCACATCATCTGAAGTCTCGGACAAATCATCACTGACCTCAATCACCTCAATCAGCAATCCCGCTCCTCGTGCACAACGCGCCCGATCCACCATTGATATAGCTCCGCTACGAGCAGCGCTTGCGACTTGGGGGCTGACTATCGACGACCTGGATGTGGCCTCATTGCACGGCACCTCGACGCGCGGTAACGATCTCAATGAGCCCGAGGTGATCGAGACGCAGATGCGCCATTTAGGTCGCACTCCTGGCCGCCCCCTATGGGCCATCTGCCAAAAGTCAGTGACGGGACACCCTAAAGCCCCAGCGGCCGCATGGATGCTCAATGGATGCCTGCAAGTACTGGACTCGGGGTTGGTGCCGGGCAACCGCAATCTTGACACGCTGGACGAGGCCCTGCGCAGCGCGTCTCATCTCTGCTTCCCTACGCGCACCGTGCAGCTACGTGAGGTCAAGGCATTCCTGCTGACCTCATTTGGCTTCGGACAGAAGGGGGGCCAAGTCGTCGGCGTTGCCCCCAAGTACTTCTTTGCGACGCTCCCCCGCTCCGAGGTCGAGGGCTACTATCGCAAGGTGAGGGTTCGAACCGAGGCGGGTGATCGCGCCTACGCCGCGGCGGTCATGTCGCAGACGGTGGTGAAGATCCAGACGCAAAACCCGTACGACGAGCCGGATGCCCCCCGCATTTTTCTCGATCCCTTGGCACGTATCTCCCAGGATCCGTCGACGGGCCAGTATCGGTTTCGTCCCGATGCCACTCCCGCcctcgatgatgatgctcTGCCACCTCCCGGCGAACCCACTGAGCTAGTGAAGGGCATCTCCTCCGCCTGGATCGAGGAGAAAGTGCGACCGCATATGTCTCCCGGCGGCACGGTGGGCGTGGACCTGGTTCCTCTCGCCTCCTTCGATGCATACAAGAATGCCATCTTTGTTGAGCGCAATTATACGGTAAGGGAGCGCGATTGGGCTGAAAAGAGTGCGGATGTGCGCGCGGCCTATGCCAGTCGGTGGTGTGCAAAAGAGGCGGTGTTCAAATGTCTCCAGACACATTCACAGGGCGCGGGGGCAGCCATGAAAGAGATTGAGATCGAGCATGGAGGTAACGGCGCACCGAAAGTCAAG CTCTGGGGTGCTGCGCAAACAGCGGCGCGGCAACGAGGATTGGAAGGAGTGCAACTGAGCATCAGCTATGGCGACGATGCGGTGATAGCGGTGGCGCTGGGGCTGATGTCTGGTGCTTCATAA